From Weissella confusa, a single genomic window includes:
- a CDS encoding nucleobase:cation symporter-2 family protein → MEAVTEVGVTTHTKTSKLQEAVLGLQHVLAMYSGGILVPLLIGTALHFSPQQMAYLISADIFMTGIGTLLQLKSTRLTGIAMPVVLGSAIQSVTPLINIGGTLGVGAMYGATISAGIFVFLIAGLFARLREYFPPVVTGSLITVIGFTLIPVGIQNLGGGDVAAKSFGSAANLSVGVFTMAVIVLVSLLAKGFTKAISILLGIILGTIFAGLLGMVSLAPVAEASWFHLPTPFFLGTPTFHSSAIVTMIIIALTSMIESTGVYFALADLTGRKLTNNDMAKGYRAEGLAVILSGLFNTFPYSTFSQNVGVVRLSGVKSKAPIYYAAGILLLIGLLPKFGALATIIPTSVLGGAMVILFGTIGVQGTTILRKVDFAKERNLMIAAISIGAGIGVTVYPQIFQHLPELVRLVIENAVVVTSVLAVFLNIVLPGREKETGDE, encoded by the coding sequence ATGGAAGCCGTCACAGAAGTTGGGGTTACAACGCACACTAAGACATCCAAATTGCAGGAGGCAGTTTTGGGATTACAACACGTCTTAGCGATGTATTCAGGTGGTATTTTGGTGCCACTGTTGATTGGAACGGCTTTACATTTTTCGCCACAACAAATGGCGTATCTGATTTCAGCGGACATTTTTATGACGGGAATCGGAACATTACTGCAACTTAAGAGCACACGATTGACGGGAATCGCCATGCCAGTCGTGCTAGGGTCTGCAATTCAATCGGTGACACCATTGATTAATATCGGTGGCACGTTGGGTGTTGGTGCCATGTACGGTGCGACGATTTCAGCAGGTATCTTTGTGTTCTTGATTGCGGGTTTGTTTGCGCGCCTGCGTGAGTATTTCCCGCCAGTTGTGACGGGATCATTAATTACGGTCATTGGATTTACGTTGATTCCAGTCGGCATTCAAAACCTTGGTGGTGGTGATGTTGCAGCAAAATCATTTGGAAGCGCCGCGAATTTATCGGTTGGTGTGTTCACCATGGCTGTCATTGTTCTGGTTAGCTTGTTAGCGAAGGGCTTTACGAAAGCTATTTCGATTCTGCTCGGTATTATCCTAGGCACAATTTTTGCTGGATTACTCGGTATGGTTTCATTGGCACCGGTTGCGGAAGCATCTTGGTTCCACTTACCAACGCCATTTTTCTTGGGAACGCCAACTTTCCACTCATCGGCTATCGTCACAATGATTATAATTGCGTTAACGTCGATGATTGAGTCAACTGGTGTGTACTTCGCCTTGGCTGACCTAACTGGTCGCAAGTTAACGAATAATGATATGGCAAAGGGATATCGTGCTGAAGGGTTGGCCGTTATTTTGTCAGGTTTGTTTAACACCTTTCCATACTCAACATTTTCACAAAACGTTGGGGTGGTGCGTTTGTCTGGTGTGAAATCAAAGGCGCCGATTTACTATGCTGCCGGCATTCTGTTGTTGATTGGCTTGTTGCCAAAGTTTGGTGCTTTAGCAACAATCATCCCAACATCAGTGTTGGGTGGTGCAATGGTGATTTTGTTCGGCACGATTGGTGTACAAGGAACGACGATCTTGCGCAAGGTGGATTTTGCCAAGGAACGTAATTTGATGATTGCCGCAATCTCGATTGGGGCTGGTATTGGGGTGACGGTTTACCCACAAATTTTCCAACACTTACCAGAGTTGGTTCGATTGGTTATCGAAAATGCAGTGGTTGTAACGTCAGTATTAGCAGTGTTCTTAAACATTGTTTTGCCAGGACGTGAAAAAGAAACAGGGGATGAATAA
- a CDS encoding xanthine phosphoribosyltransferase, whose translation MKLLEERIKQDGRVIGTEVLKVDNFLNHQVDPALMKAMGDEFARLFADAKVDKVLTVESSGIAPAVFTALALNVPMVFARKKKSLTLSEDHYTADVYSFTKQETNHVIVDKRFIQPGERLLLIDDFLANGQAVEGMMQIAKAAGAEVVGVGIVIEKTFQKGRALLDERDVRVESLARIAAFDNGEVVFAD comes from the coding sequence ATGAAGTTGCTAGAGGAACGAATTAAGCAAGACGGACGTGTCATTGGAACAGAAGTTTTGAAGGTTGATAACTTCTTAAATCACCAAGTTGATCCGGCTTTGATGAAGGCGATGGGGGATGAATTCGCCCGTTTGTTCGCGGATGCCAAGGTAGATAAGGTGCTGACAGTTGAGTCATCAGGGATTGCGCCGGCTGTCTTTACAGCATTAGCATTGAACGTCCCAATGGTGTTTGCACGTAAGAAGAAGTCACTCACGCTATCTGAGGACCACTACACGGCGGATGTGTACTCATTTACCAAGCAAGAAACAAACCACGTTATTGTTGACAAGCGCTTCATTCAACCAGGTGAACGTTTGTTGTTGATTGATGATTTCTTGGCAAACGGTCAAGCGGTTGAAGGCATGATGCAAATTGCTAAGGCAGCTGGTGCCGAAGTTGTCGGTGTCGGCATCGTGATTGAAAAGACGTTCCAAAAGGGCCGTGCCTTGTTGGACGAGCGTGACGTTCGTGTTGAATCATTGGCTCGCATTGCTGCCTTTGACAATGGCGAAGTGGTGTTCGCGGATTAA
- a CDS encoding aldo/keto reductase family oxidoreductase, giving the protein MAKIDLGGSGLIVPDVALGVMRIADKSAAEAQALVEKALEKDVNFFDTADIYAAGKSSVVLGQALKDAGVNREDIFLQSKGGIILEDGQISGDGWKGPRYDFSKSHLISAVDEELKRLQTDYLDVFLLHRPDTLMDPEQVAEAFDELQASGKVKHFGTSNMNPWQVELVQASLKQKLVANQLQFGIMHTGMIDADIHVNMSDERSFDHDGGILAYSRLKNMTIQAWSPFQYGFFEGPFIDNDKFPVLNAKLQELADKYGVTKNTIAVAFILHHPAKMQVVLGSMNVNRLDEMMDGDKVTLTNQEWYDIYFAAGNDLP; this is encoded by the coding sequence ATGGCAAAAATTGATTTGGGTGGCTCAGGACTAATCGTTCCTGACGTTGCCTTGGGGGTAATGCGTATTGCTGATAAGTCTGCTGCTGAAGCACAAGCTTTGGTTGAGAAGGCTTTGGAAAAGGATGTGAACTTCTTCGACACAGCTGACATTTACGCCGCAGGTAAGAGTTCAGTTGTTTTGGGACAAGCTTTGAAGGATGCCGGTGTAAACCGTGAGGACATCTTCTTGCAATCAAAGGGTGGCATCATCCTTGAAGACGGCCAAATTTCAGGTGACGGCTGGAAGGGACCTCGTTATGACTTCTCAAAGTCACACTTGATCTCAGCTGTTGACGAAGAATTGAAGCGTCTTCAAACGGATTACTTGGATGTTTTCTTGTTGCACCGTCCAGACACGTTGATGGACCCTGAACAAGTTGCTGAAGCTTTTGATGAGTTGCAAGCATCTGGTAAGGTTAAGCACTTTGGAACATCAAACATGAACCCATGGCAAGTTGAGTTGGTCCAAGCTTCATTGAAGCAAAAGTTGGTTGCCAACCAATTGCAATTCGGTATCATGCACACGGGAATGATCGATGCTGACATTCACGTGAACATGTCAGATGAGCGTTCATTTGACCACGACGGTGGCATCTTGGCCTACTCACGCTTGAAGAACATGACAATTCAAGCATGGTCACCATTCCAATACGGCTTCTTTGAGGGACCATTTATCGACAACGATAAGTTCCCAGTATTGAACGCAAAGTTGCAAGAATTGGCTGACAAGTATGGTGTAACGAAGAACACGATTGCTGTGGCCTTCATCTTGCACCACCCAGCTAAGATGCAAGTTGTTTTGGGTTCAATGAACGTGAACCGTTTGGACGAAATGATGGACGGCGACAAGGTAACGTTGACGAACCAAGAGTGGTACGACATCTACTTTGCAGCTGGAAACGATTTGCCATAA